The following are encoded together in the Triticum dicoccoides isolate Atlit2015 ecotype Zavitan chromosome 6B, WEW_v2.0, whole genome shotgun sequence genome:
- the LOC119323810 gene encoding uncharacterized protein LOC119323810, which produces MLSSSLMLTCGHAPLPAFRKPRRRIPAVPQTNASLSTFLPGRGGGAAAPRRGWAQICRDSSRPGADAAEQDREIKNDLATATVPKIGGGGGGGGGGGQLSDWITSVLLFGIWAGLMYYVLQLAPNQTPYRDTYFLQKLLNLKVDDGFRMNNVLVSLWYIMGIWPLVYSMLLLPTGRSSKSKIPVWPFLVLSCIGGAYALIPYFVLWKPPPPAIDEDEIGQWPLKFLESKLTAGVIFAVGLGLIIFAGKAGGDDWREFFQYFRESKFIHVTCIDFTLLSTFSPFWVYNDMTSRRWKNSWVLPLAVVPLLGPSLYLLLRPSLSSLLGATSSSSDNEKPLK; this is translated from the exons ATGCTCTCCTCCTCCCTCATGCTGACCTGCGGCCACGCTCCCCTCCCCGCATTCCGCAAACCACGGCGCCGAATCCCCGCCGTCCCCCAAACCAACGCCTCTCTCTCCACCTTCCTGCCCGGgcggggaggaggagcagcagcgccGCGCCGGGGCTGGGCCCAAATCTGCCGGGATTCCTCCCGGCCGGGCGCCGATGCCGCGGAGCAGGACAGAGAGATCAAGAACGACCTAGCAACGGCGACCGTCCCCAAgattggcggtggtggcggcggcggcggcggcggcgggcagctcAGCGACTGGATAACATCGGTGCTGCTGTTCGGGATATGGGCGGGGCTCATGTACTATGTCCTCCAGCTCGCGCCAAACCAGACGCCA TACAGGGACACATATTTCTTGCAGAAGCTTTTAAATCTTAAAGTCGACGATGGCTTTCGAATGAACAATGTTCTTGTGTCTCTGTGGTACATAATGGGAATCTGGCCACTGGTGTACAGCATGTTGCTTCTTCCTACTGGAAGAAG TTCAAAAAGCAAGATTCCAGTCTGGCCATTCCTGGTGCTTTCATGCATTGGAGGAGCATATGCGTTGATTCCTTACTTTGTTCTGTGGAAACCTCCTCCACCTGCCATTGATGAAGATGAAATTGGACAATGGCCATTAAAATTTCTCGAATCTAAATTAACTGCAGGA GTAATTTTTGCTGTGGGCCTTGGACTGATTATATTTGCAGGCAAAGCTGGCGGTGATGATTGGCGGGAGTTTTTCCAATACTTTAGAGAGAGCAAGTTT ATCCATGTCACGTGTATTGATTTTACTTTGCTCTCGACCTTCTCGCCGTTTTGGGTCTACAATGATATGACATCAAGACGATG GAAAAACAGCTGGGTTCTGCCACTGGCAGTTGTGCCTTTGCTTGGACCCTCCTTGTATCTTTTGCTGCGTCCATCTCTGTCCTCTCTGCTAGGGGCAACCTCTTCATCATCTGACAATGAGAAGCCTCTGAAATAA